The following are encoded in a window of Solibacillus sp. FSL R7-0668 genomic DNA:
- a CDS encoding aliphatic sulfonate ABC transporter substrate-binding protein, with amino-acid sequence MKKLLSVFGLVALLAVLTACSSSDKEEVATGEAEGTELKTINIGYQKGNTLHILKESGILDEAAKEKGISVKWELFTHGNTLMEGIYAGAIHFGHAADGPGIFAQASNKPFYYVGADNPNPEGVGIVVLKSSGITKLEDLKGKKVGALKGGNHHYSTVLALESVGLTVDDVEWVYPEDAAQGRALFETGQIDALASYDPFFASAELETDSITLVNGDIDGYPNRTFYFATESFVEQNPELVEFILEKIDESDKWANENREEVIGIMTEALGIKKEVISEQINRRTFGATEITEEIIETQQKQADKYFDLKLIPVEVNVQDKVWVK; translated from the coding sequence AGAGGTCGCGACAGGTGAGGCAGAAGGTACAGAATTAAAAACGATTAACATCGGGTATCAAAAAGGAAATACATTACACATTTTAAAAGAGTCAGGCATTTTAGATGAAGCAGCAAAAGAAAAAGGCATATCAGTCAAATGGGAGCTATTTACACATGGTAATACGTTAATGGAAGGGATTTATGCAGGTGCAATTCACTTCGGTCACGCAGCTGATGGCCCTGGTATTTTTGCGCAAGCATCAAATAAGCCGTTTTATTATGTAGGCGCAGATAATCCAAATCCAGAGGGTGTAGGGATTGTTGTTTTAAAAAGCTCAGGGATTACAAAGCTTGAGGATTTAAAAGGGAAAAAAGTTGGCGCATTAAAAGGTGGGAATCACCACTATTCAACAGTACTTGCTTTAGAATCAGTAGGCTTAACAGTGGATGATGTAGAGTGGGTATACCCAGAGGACGCAGCACAAGGTCGTGCATTATTTGAAACAGGTCAAATTGACGCTTTAGCTTCTTATGATCCATTCTTTGCATCAGCAGAGCTTGAAACAGATTCGATTACATTAGTAAATGGTGATATTGATGGCTATCCAAACCGTACATTCTATTTTGCAACAGAATCATTTGTTGAGCAGAATCCAGAGCTAGTAGAGTTCATTTTAGAAAAGATCGATGAATCGGATAAATGGGCAAACGAAAATCGCGAAGAAGTAATCGGAATTATGACGGAAGCGCTTGGTATTAAAAAAGAAGTAATTAGCGAGCAAATTAATCGTCGTACATTCGGTGCTACTGAAATTACAGAAGAAATTATTGAAACACAGCAAAAACAAGCTGATAAATACTTCGACTTGAAGTTAATTCCAGTAGAAGTCAACGTTCAAGATAAGGTTTGGGTTAAATAA